tatccTCACTTTGATCTCTATTCACCATCGAGAAAGCCTCCAAACAGTCTGTTTCACGAAACAAGAATCAAACCTCTCGAAAAGCATGAAGCTTAGCATGGAAAACACTAACATTCTCTAACCTCCCCATGCAACCTTCCAACTAGTTCACATCCCACTTGTGAATAACGCAACCAAAACCAGCAGTAACATAAAAAAGTGTTGGTTAATTTTGGTGCTTCCAGATTGTAAGGTATTGTCGTATATTGATGTGCTCTTGTTTTTCCCTTTCCTTTTGTAGGTTATTGCAGCTGGAATGAATCCTGTTCAAATTGCTCGTGGAATTGAGAAGACAGCAGCAGCACTTGTTGCTGAACTCAATTTGATGTCAAGAGAAGTAAGCTCCATCTTGATGTAACTTTTCTGGTTCTGTTTTGAAGAATTGGGGATTTCAAGAAtcatagtaaaaaaaattatctggTTGCAGATGTTGGTTTAATTATGGTTTTTGCTGGCTGCCAATTGTCACTTGTCACTTGGAAAAACTCAAAGTCTTGCTAAATTCAACAAGATTGGTTGCATTTGTAGGTTGAGGATCATGAACTCAcacatgttgcagctgtcagCGCCGGGAATGATTATGTTATTGGAAACATGATTTCCGAGGCCCTGCATAAAGTAGGAAGGAAGGGAGTAGTGACAATTGAGAAAGGAAGGTGCACTGAGAATAGTCTAGAGATAGTGGAAGGAATGCAATTCGATCGCGGATATCTTTCGCCATACTTTGTAACTGATCGAAGAAAGATGACTGTTGAACTCCATAACTGCAAGGTATAACAGCTATCATATACATAAGCTTCAAAAATTGGTGACATGTATTAATACTTGTATCTTGTACTAATACTCATTTGGTGCTTCTGCATTAATATTATGTTAGAAGCTTTGTTGTTAGAATCTTTTTTCTCTAACTTGTGCATCCGTATTGGTGTATAATTATTTGTTACAGTTGCTTTTGGTGGACAAAAAAATCACAAACCCAAAGGAGATGATTAACATATTGAACAGTGCTGTGATAGAGAAGTATCCAATTATGATAGTTGCAGAAGGCATTGAGCAAGAAGCTCTAGCACCGATCATAAAAAATAAGCTCAAGGGTGTGCTGAAGGTAGCTGCAATCAAGGCTCCAGCATTTGGCGAGCGCAAAACGCACTATTTAGAAGACATTGCCATCTTGACAGGAGGTACAAGATTAAAAGTTCTTCAACTTAGAAGCTTAATCATGTTGTGTTACTAAGAATCTAGTGTTATATTCAAACAGATGAACTCAGCCCTTGCATGAAATTGGTTTATATCttgaaaagggaaggcaataaCAAATAAATGAAGCACTAGTTACCATCTGCACCATTGTGATTTAGGCTTGGATTGATAAAGTTTTTTGGAGAAGTGCTAGTGTTTTCAAAAGCACAAACACTACGTTTTGTATTTGgtaaataaaagaattatttacttgtatttatagttataaaaaatagaattgttTTTTAAAACACTTAAGAATGAgcttttttaaattagtttgtTCTTATCATAATTATAAAGTTTAATATAATCTCAAtgttaataaatatttagatttattcttatatttatatttattgtgattttttaaaatcttaaaaacttTTTTACTAAACACAATTATTGCTACTTGTACTTACTAAAAATTCTGTTTAATTTGACTTACTAAATATAAATActattacttttaaaaaattatcttttaaaaagcgAGCTTTGATGAGTTACTTTGGAAAAGTAACAGTTTTTTTGAAATCAAGACAAGTCTTGAAGTGTAAGCTGTTATTCTCTATTGATTTttacttcttttctttgttggcttttcaaactttttttcTACAGGTACTGTAATCAGAGAAGATATGGGTTTGACACTTGAAAAAGCTAACAAGGATGTGCTAGGTTCTGCTACAAAAGTTGTCATAACAAAGAATTCTACCTTAATAGTTACCGATGGGACTACACGAGCTGCTGTCGaaaagagggttgatcaaattcGGAGCCTTGTTGAGGTGCATGCAGAACTTTGGCTTTTGAGATTCAGCACATTATGCAGAAAAtgaaatataaaagaatatCGCATTTGACTAGTGTTAAGTTATACAATAACATATTGCACGGTTAACATATATAGGATAAACTATTGGTCCCAAAAGATTTAATCTTTGACAAAATAGTGTTGGAAAAAAGAAATGAGTGTTGCCCCTCCAAATATGATTCCAATTGAATAAAATGCACCATTTTTTTCATTAGTGTCAAAATGGCTCATTTGTTGGACTATTTAAACAGATTATTTAGAAAGTAcatgaaaaaaattgagaaagaaattcaatttcaaaaacatttttccaatctacttttttaaattttttctaaaaaaagtttaaaatgattatgtttaaaaaataaacaggCTTAAAAAAAACTGCTTTAAAATCTAATCTCTAAAGTTCTTTTTCCAAATAtgtttttctatatttattGCATTCGGTTTGATAGTCTTTGAAGGAACAAAATATCATTTCTTTGTTTTGAGaaccattttcaaaaattaatttttttaagccAAAATGGTAATTTACTCAATATAATGGGATTAACACATTTTATTTCACACTTGCAGAACACTGAAGAAAATTTCCAAAAGAAGATATTAAGTGAAAGGATAGCAAGATTATCAGGGGGAATTGCCATTCTTCAGGTAACGTGAATCACATTTTATTTTGCACCTTGATAATCTAGAATGTAACGTTCTTGCTTCTAAGTGCATTCACAGTTTAGCACGTGAAATCTAAACCATAGGTAGGAGCACAAACACAAGTAGAGTTGAAGGACAAACAACTAAGAATTGAAGATGCTCTCAATGCAACCAAGGTATTCCCATTTCTTAGATCTAACAAAAGAGTAATACTATGGTGAATAGTGAAGATTGTTTGTTTTacaataagaaaaatatttaaaaaaaaaatatcatgtaTAATGCACACTTGCCTTAAAATGTAGTTACAATCTCCATTTTTTATCCAACTTCATTCTTCACCAAAGAAATTCCCCTAACGGGATACTGTGCTTAGTCAATCTCTAAAATTCTGACTCCAAACATTGCAGGCAGCAATCGAGGAAGGTGTAGTGGTTGGTGGCGGTTGCAGCCTCTTAAGGCTATCCCAGAAGGTGGATAGCATAAAAAACCTcctagaaaatgaagaacaaaaggTAATTATCTGCTTTATGAAGCTATGTCTCCCATCATCTTAACTAGCGTAGAATCTATAACAAGGTTCATACCAAGCCCTTCCAACTAAGCATGCTTTATGTTGTGCATTTTTGTCCGTttgagaaatttaaattttatctagaatatatatatatatatatatctgcAGATTGGAGCTGAGATCTTCAAAAGATCTTTGAGCTATCCTGCTAGAATGATAGCCAAAAATGCTGGTGTAAATGGCAACGTCGTCGTGGAAAAGGTTCTTCTCAGATTTTTCCGTCTGCTGCAGCTTTTAGTCAATTCAACTCATAACAGATATTGAATCGGGACTTCTTGTGTGTTGCAGGTTTTATCGGATGATAATGCGCATTTTGGCTATAATGCTTCGAAAGAACGTTATGAGGATCTTATGAAGGCCGGGATCATGGATCCAACAAAggttaatttttatttctgCCATTGATTTTATTCATTATGACGTGTAAGTAATTATTATAAGATTCAAAAGCAGTATGCCAAAATAAGTATCTTATTGTATGAATTTAATGAAGCCAGTGATCACAGTGTTTCTGGATCAGAAATATTGACTAAAGTTCTCTATCCATACTAATATTATTCATTTTATAATGATAATTTTGATAGTTCTTTTTTTATGAAAAGGAGGAGCTTGAGTAGGCGGAAATTATGGAGGAAGCGGGAACAAATTCCACGTGAAAAATTAATCTTTGATACTTAGTTATTAGTTTTGTAATCTGCAGGTAGTTAGATGTTGCATAGAGCATGCAGCATCTGTGGCGAAGGCATTTCTTACATCTAATGCTGTTGTCGTGGAACGCAAGGAAATATGGCGCATTCCCAGGATAAACCCCATGGCTGCTGCCTCAGGTAATCAAAATCCTTCTATTTCAAATGATCATTCATTCTCACTATGTCAATTTTGGTCCTCAAATGGCATTGTTGAAATTTGATTATTCAGGTTTAGGACCACTTGGGCTTTAAGAAGGAAAATTGTACAGTGAAGTTGAGCTTCTAGCAACTGGCTTATATTTAATTACCATACAAGAAATTTAGGCAGAGGGAAGACACAACAaatgcatttttttttcatttcggTATAAATGATGGCATCAATTCGTACTAGAAAACCCAACTTAATTTAATTGGTGATGGCTAGCTTGAAGGACTGCATTAAAGGGAAGTGCTTAACATGTGTATAGAAGGAAAATATTTGTTACATTTCAGTTACTACTCCGTCCAATTTAAGCTGTGGTTGTTGCAATTAGATTTTTTAGCTGTAGGCTGCAGAATAAATGTTTTTCTTATATGTAATGCAATATAGTATGATGTTAACAAGATCAAAAAACATAGAAGTACTGCATGAGTGATGCTGATGAGCCATATCCTCGTGTGCACAACtcttgttctttttcttcatctttcAGATATTTCTAGTTCCGTAGTTCTAAACTTTGTTGCTGTActtctctttaatttctaaaactTTTTCTATTAGTTTCTTGTAAAAGTCAATATCGGTATTTCCACATGTAATTGCCTCGACTAAAACTATAGTTTTTTCctccctaaaatttataaattacttAATAGTCTTAACGTTTTTATAAGAATcaagtttttcttttt
The genomic region above belongs to Arachis stenosperma cultivar V10309 chromosome 5, arast.V10309.gnm1.PFL2, whole genome shotgun sequence and contains:
- the LOC130981985 gene encoding chaperonin 60 subunit beta 4, chloroplastic-like; protein product: MACSPSPISAFSFANSSLPRPRTPSVLNPRAMAKELYFNHDGSATKKLLAGVDMVAELLGVTLGPKGRNVVLQNKYGPPKIVNDGETVLKEIELEDPLENVGVKLVRQAGAKTNDLAGDGSTTSIVLAHGLITEGTKVIAAGMNPVQIARGIEKTAAALVAELNLMSREVEDHELTHVAAVSAGNDYVIGNMISEALHKVGRKGVVTIEKGRCTENSLEIVEGMQFDRGYLSPYFVTDRRKMTVELHNCKLLLVDKKITNPKEMINILNSAVIEKYPIMIVAEGIEQEALAPIIKNKLKGVLKVAAIKAPAFGERKTHYLEDIAILTGGTVIREDMGLTLEKANKDVLGSATKVVITKNSTLIVTDGTTRAAVEKRVDQIRSLVENTEENFQKKILSERIARLSGGIAILQVGAQTQVELKDKQLRIEDALNATKAAIEEGVVVGGGCSLLRLSQKVDSIKNLLENEEQKIGAEIFKRSLSYPARMIAKNAGVNGNVVVEKVLSDDNAHFGYNASKERYEDLMKAGIMDPTKVVRCCIEHAASVAKAFLTSNAVVVERKEIWRIPRINPMAAASGLGPLGL